From the genome of Neodiprion pinetum isolate iyNeoPine1 chromosome 3, iyNeoPine1.2, whole genome shotgun sequence, one region includes:
- the LOC124214359 gene encoding myb-like protein X — protein sequence MNPSSNLKVRTKCNQWKILPIDSKISKLPAPKINRPLPRSDSVPTRKSADETFRPKTKTTVEPDKNAISTRTRSKARTTTGKRQALSEDSYDDESSEPPAYRRQRSVLSNLGLEQPTTSQGTQQPEQSDIQTDARTDDDNESDSEPENITVKLKSPHDKDSESDDDVFLQAEASHKAKLSIDPEELRKSFDLFNKSLRERSNLNPKELQDSFERFDKTLHERCLLDNSSNSDTDEIEIPGHISEGEELDETIREALDENDETDDDELNNKIERFLEKVKRNQGNDSEAGQINTDQTNLNESVVSRPLQKSALPTPIITPRSMRRGTFQ from the coding sequence ATGAACCCTTCGTCAAACTTGAAGGTCAGGACTAAATGCAACCAATGGAAGATATTACCCattgattcaaaaatttcaaaattacctgCTCCAAAAATAAATCGACCATTACCTAGATCAGACTCAGTTCCAACAAGAAAATCGGCTGACGAAACGTTCCGTCCAAAAACAAAGACTACCGTAGAGCCAGATAAAAACGCGATCTCAACAAGAACTCGATCGAAAGCTAGGACAACAACAGGAAAAAGGCAAGCTCTTTCTGAAGACTCATACGACGATGAATCTTCCGAACCGCCGGCCTACCGGAGGCAAAGAAGCGTATTGTCGAATTTAGGTCTTGAACAACCCACCACATCCCAGGGAACACAACAACCTGAACAATCAGACATACAGACTGACGCACGAACTGACGACGACAATGAATCTGATTCTGAGCCTGAAAATATAactgtgaaattaaaatcacCGCATGATAAAGATAGCGAATCGGATGATGATGTATTTTTGCAAGCAGAAGCGAGTCATAAAGCTAAGTTATCTATAGATCCTGAAGAACTAAGGAAATCATTTGACctttttaataaatctttgcGCGAAAGAAGTAATCTGAATCCGAAGGAGTTACAAGATTCGTTTGAACGCTTTGACAAGACCTTGCACGAGAGGTGTCTTCTAGACAACTCCAGTAACTCGGATACAGATGAAATAGAGATACCAGGCCATATATCAGAGGGTGAAGAATTGGACGAAACCATTCGTGAGGCACTCGACGAAAATGATGAGACGGATGACGATGaactaaataataaaattgaaagatttttagaaaaagttAAGAGAAATCAAGGAAATGATAGCGAGGCTGGACAGATTAATACCGATCAAACTAATTTGAATGAGTCAGTAGTTAGTCGACCTTTGCAGAAATCGGCATTACCAACACCTATAATCACACCCAGATCAATGAGGCGGGGGACGTTTCAGTAA